In Diceros bicornis minor isolate mBicDic1 chromosome 13, mDicBic1.mat.cur, whole genome shotgun sequence, the sequence CTTCTTTATTAAACCATTTTCTTGTCCTGCTATTAAGTTTCACCGCCCGGCGGAACTCGAGCCGGCCCCAGAAGTTTACCTCGGGGTGTCGCCGGGCCCAGCCGAGGGGAGGGGCACCCTGTTTCCCGGAGAGGGGGTTTCCCTGCCCGGAGCGGGACGGACGGCGGGAGGTCGGAGGAGGGGGTCGGCCCGGGAGCGGATAATTTGCTTAGTTCCGCTTAAGGAGGGAAAGGAAACGGGGTGCGGAGAGGTCTGGCTGGAAGGCGCGTCCTCACCGCCGCTCTCAGATTACACTGCCTCGGGCGAGGGCggcaccccccaccccaaaataACTCCCCAGCCGCGAGCCTCGGTGGGAGAACGGTCGCAGCCTTCCCTCCCCAGCCGCCGCCTCCAACGCGCTTGGTTCCAACCCTCTCTGAGAAGGAAGGGGCGGGGTGTGCGACTCCGGCTGCGCCCAAATCCGCGCCCCGGGGAGAACGGGAACCCGGCAGCCAGCCCCGCAGGATTCCGGGGAAGGCTCAGGCCGCGATCCGGCGGCCGGGGGCACTGGCAAGGCGACTCCGCCGCAACCCGCGCGCCCGGGCCGGCAGTGCGAGAGAGACTGGGTCCCAGGCGCGCAGCGGGCGCCGTCCTCTCGGAGTTCTGAGCCGCCCGCCGGGCCCTCCCAGGCGCCGCAGGAAGTTTCCGAGCCCCACACCCCCGAGGGTCGGAGCATCAGCTGGACCTGGGTCAAGCTTCTCCCTGGCACCGCGGCCCGAGCGGGAAATCAAGACCTTTTTAATCCGGCCGCCCGAGGAGCGGCACGGGATACGGTGttgttttcttagaaaataacCTTTATTTCCAGCTCATGTCTATGCAAAGGAAAGCACAAAGCGAGCCATTCTCTGCAGCAGCGGTTCCCGCTGCCGGCCCATCGGCCCAGGCCTTTGGCGAGTCCCGGGAGGCGGGATGGGCCCTCCAGCGGGCGGTTCTGGCTCAGTCACACGTCGCTCTGTTCCTGCTTCAGTGCGCACCTTGACCGCTCCTTGGGGAGAGACCGGCCGCAGGCAAGAGGGGCGGGTGGGCAGGATTCGTCCCGAGTTTACAATATATTTAATCTATAAAACCTGATAAGTACAATGCGCGCATagtctaatttttttccattttgtccttttttttttttttgcttgtttttgaatatttttcacGTTAATACCGAGGTCACCTACAGGTTACAATTAATAACttagaattccattttataacattatacactggcttgtatatatatatgtatagattatatatagatttatacatatataaaaactcACACTGCACCAAGGAAACCCATGCTTATCGGCATAAGCAACAAAGAGAGCAACAAATACCGCAACGAGGAAAGTGCACCTTAgaacttgtttcctttttttacaaTTGATATCGATATATGTGTGTCCCAAAGACTCGACTCAGTGCGAAGGGATTTATACATCCTAAATTTATATTTGTTagagagaatatttaaaatttttttaaaggcaggGGGAGACACAGAAGACAGACTCGCGGACTATCCTGCCATCCATCTGAGAGCGCGGCGGGCGAGAGGAGCAGAGCAAAAGGAGAGGCAGGAGCGTGCGCGGCGGCCGCAGCCTCTGAATTCTCAAGAATTCCCGGCCTTTCGAAGGGCTGGAGGGGCCTCGAGCAGGGGGTCGGGGGATGAGGATCTGGGCCGCGCACCCCCTCCGAGAACATCTGCACCTGTAGCTGCTCCCCTTGCTCagctctccccacccaccccctaaCGAAAAACCGAAAAACGCCTTGGAGCGAGAGGAccccagctggggctcagagagcGACCGAACGACGAGGGGCCGGCGGCCCGCGGGAACCAGGCTGGGGTGCCTGTTTGGCGGCCGCCCGGCTGCCGGGGCCCTCGCCCTACTGCTTCTCAGGGGCGCCGTTGACCATGGGCCCGTACAGGCCGCCGCCGTAGCTCGGCTCCTTGTGcacagcggcggcggcggcagagcGGTCGCGCATGAGGTCGCTGAAGGCGTAGTCCATGGGCGGCCGGAAGCCGAGGGTGGGCACCAGGCCGGCGGTGGAGTAGGGAGCCATGAAGGCCAGGCCGCGGCTgtgcgccgccgccgccgagtAGGCCAGGCGCAGGGGGCTGAGGCCGAGCGGCGCGCCCAGCGGGTAGGCGCCCGCGTCGGCGCCGAAGTGACTGGCGTTGGGCTGCAGTGGCGAGAAGGCCGAGCGGCTGCTCAGCGAGCCCAGCGCCCCGGGCGCCATGGCGCCGGCCAGCAAAGGTCTGTGGtgcggcggggcggcggggccGGCCTGCAGCGGCGCGGGCAGCCCGGGCCCCCCGGCGGCGGCGGTGTCGACGCGGCCTGGCCACGCGTCGTCCGCAGCTGCCGCTGCACCCACCGCGGCCTTGTCGGCaggcggggcggggccgaggcCGGCCGCCAGGCCCCCGCGGTGGTGGTTCAGCACCTGCTCGATGGCCTGCACCACGTCGCCACCGCAGCCCTGCAACACCAGCTCCAGGACGCCTCGCCGGTGGCCCGGGAAGACGCGCGTCAAGATGTCCAGCGGCGTCCGCTGCCGTGGACTCGGGCCCCCGCCCAGCCCTGGCCCGGGCACGGCCTCCGCCTCTTCTTTGTCGGCCTCGGAACCGGATTCCGAGCCCAATGGGCTGGCGGAGCCTGGGCTGTCCTCCTCGGGGCCGCCTCCGGGGCCAGCGCTGCCCGGGCAGCTGCCACCTGCCTCCTTGGAGGCCCGGGCCGGGGGCGACCCCGAAAAAGACTCGCCGTCGCCGTTCTCCGAGCCCGAGCCCGGCCGCACCTCCGGGGACGATGTCCCCGGACCCGAGTCCGCGCCATCGGGTGATAAGGGCTTCCCCGGAGCCGGCTGCGGGCTGCCTGGGCGGCCCGACTGAAGCAGCGTCTTGGGGAACAGGTCAAACTTCTGCAACTTGGCCtctgggaggggaggaaaggggaTGTAAGGAGAGGTTAGGAGCTAGGAGGCGACCTCACCCAAAGCAACCCAGCCCTTTGGATCCCAGTTTCCCTCGGAGCCCCACGACCCTCATTCACTGGGCGCCAGTGCCCTCTTTCTTTTCACTCCAGCATTGCTTCCTCTGGGATCCCCTACAGCCCCGTCTCTCTTCCCTTGCCCCCAGGGTGCACTCTCTTTCTGTACCCAGAATCTCAATCACCTGTGCCCTGTAAACTCACTGTCCAGTGCCCTTCTTCCTACATCTGTGCCCCAACACCTCCACCCTTATCCCCCTTCTAGTCCTGCCCTGCCCTGgagaagtggcctggcccagggttCAAGCAGGAGCCAACATAACTTCCACCTACACCACACACTGTATAGAAGACCCCACTCCACCTCTGTGATTCCAAgagccagcccagccctgggtgCCCTCTGGCTCTGGGCAGCACAGCCTGTAAAGGAAGGCGCCTTGGACATCTACGAGATCCCAAGCCTCTTTACAGGCAAAAGTAGAGCCGCTATTTCTAATCCACTCTTTCCAAAAATTAAGACCTAAGAAGTTCTTTCCTCCCAAGCTGAGAGGGCTCCTGAATGTCCCGGGTCTAATTTCTTCCCTCCCCAGGAAAAGCCGAGGGAGTCTTGAAGAGGTAGCTGGGGCCAGGCAAGGGAGTAGAGAAGAAGGGGAAATGGGATTGAGGGAAGTGAGACAGCGCGTACTCTGAGCAAACGGGGACAAGCAGGGAAAGAAGCTAGAAAGAAGGAGCAGGGCGCAGCCTGCGGTTGCCCGGAAGCATTAGGAGCATGAGAAAGGGAATCACACGGGGAAAAGGAACGAAGTGTCTTCAATACCTAGAGACAGCGGTGCGGGGCGGCGGAGGGGGCTTGGAGAGGGTCGGGTTTCTGAAGAAAGGTGGGAAAGAGCGGAGGGAACCGCGGCGCATGGAGAAGCACAGAACCAAGGAAAAGATAAGACGCGCAGGTTTCCGCTCTGAGGAGAAGACTGAGCTGAGTGACCTGGGGAGCTGGGTCCTGCCTGCATTTGGGTAGAGGAGATAAGATTTAAGCGTTTATATTTGTGGCCGCGGTGAAAGGAAGGAGTAAAGTGCAAATGCTTcggaaagggaagaaggaagagtttGTGTTTATGCCCAAATTCCGGGGCTGGGTGCGCGGTGACCTCTAAAAGTCGAGGCGTTTGGAGAAGGGGATACTACTCTTTCTGTGCCGAGACAAGTCCCTGGGTCGCGCGCCCCTGGGCCCCGtccctgctcctctctcctccccgccAGGCCGCGTCTCACCTGAGCTCCCGGCGCCCCCTGCGCCGCCTCCGGTCCCCGCGGGCGCTCCGGCTCCCGGCCCCCCGCCGTCGGCGGTGCAGACAGAGCCGAAGACTTCGTAAGCTGGTCGCGGCGGGATGATGCCGTTGGCGGCGGCTAGCGCCAGGCCCTCGGCGGTGCCGTAGAGCAGCTGTAGCTCGCGCGCCTCGTTCTCTTCCTGCGCCTGTTGCCTGCGCAGCGCCACCTGCGCCGCCATGACGCGCTGGCGCTCGGCGATGAGCGTGCACTTGGCGCACAGGCAGTCTTTCCAGCGGCAGTAGCGCTTGTGGCCCTTGAGCGCAGACACCACGCCGTGGTTGCGGCAGCGCGCGCATTTGGGGGTCCTCGGGTACTTCTCCGCCGCCCGCAACAACAGCGGCGGCGCCCGTAGCAAGCCGCCCGCCACGCTCACGGGGAGCGaagcggccgccgccgccgccgctgccaccGACGCCACAGACGCCACGGGGGGGCCCGTCCCTGTCGCCGCCGCCGTCGCCGCGCCGGGCACGCTGGGCAGTTCGGAGCGCAGCTCCATGGCAGGACCTGGCGTGGAAGACCGTGGGAAGGGGGTAGAGGCGTGCGGTGAGGAGTGCACGGTGCGCTAAGCTAAGGCACACTCTCGAGGAACCCAGGCTTAGAGGGGAAATTGGCCGCGGAAGTTTGGCTAGTGGTTGCCAAACTGCTGGGAGGCGGTGCCTTCGGAGCCCCCTTGTGAGGCCGAGCtcctccaccccactcccaccaGAGCTCTTCTTATATCTGATTTACGCGCTGGGTGTGAGGTTTCGTTTGAATCAGTGGTtctgctggaaaaaataaaaagacaaagtttGAAAGTCACTGGTTCAGATGGATGTAACGAGggtttggaaaagaaaatataattctcAAAAGTGTAGCTTAATTGGGGTGAGACAGGTAAAGAGAAATGTTCGTTTGATGGGACTCAGATTATAGAAAAAATTTCGACCCAACAGACTGATGCCAAGAGCAAAACAGGAAAATCTGAGACGAAATGTTAAGTTTTGTGGAAGAGTGAAGACATAGAGTTCAACTGGTTAGGTAAAgggttttcttcttcctcttcttttttcttttcttttctttttcttttttttttggctggtggGAGCACGAGAGTTCCAGAGAAAAATcaggaacagaaagaagaataGCTCTAGGAAGTGGAGAGCTGGGAAACAAGCAACTCGGGAGCAAAGTTAGGCCGAAGCCAGGGCCCCGGGGAAATGTGGAGGCTACGAGTTCCACGGTGCGGGCCTCCAAGAGTGGGAGAGAAAGTGGGTGTGGAGCTGAGTTTtggaggcctggggaggaggaTTAAAGAGAAAATTCAGCCAGAGAAACTTTCTTTAGATAGGCAAACCCTGCCCAAAGATTAGCTTGGGGGATGAGAGGAAAACAGCGAAAAACAAGATACGGATGCCTGGGTCCCAGGGTCCACGCGGGGGATAGGGGTGTtgtacctgaggaaaaaaagccgCAGGCataggctgggggtggggatggagtaAAACCTGTGGCACAGTTTTTAGCCTTTTAGTCTGGAGGAGTAGTCGGGGAGGAAAAAGTATCTTGCAGAAGTTAGGTATTGCAGGGGAGAGACCCTTTTTGCTGACCATCTCACactgccttcccctcccctcccggtTTAGGGACCAAGTCGTCAGACACGCCCTCTCTACCCTGGGGCCCCGCGGGACCCCGCTCGGGCGCAGATTCCCGCGTTCTGGTCTAGAAGTTGGGTTCCTGGGACTCGGATGGCCCAGCAGGCAGCACCAAGGCAGGGCATCGCCTCCGGAACCggctctgagtgaacactggagTCCCACCTGCGCCGCGGCCCCAGGAGGCCCAAGTAGGCCCAGCTCTGAGCTTCCGCCGCGGCCTCTTCTGGGTCCCCTGGTCTCCACCAGAGCCCGGGACCGAATCCTGGTGTCTCCGCCCGAGAATCCCAACCCCCTCCCTATGAGCGCTGCCTCCTCTCTCAGGCTCCTGAGGCCGCGCAGTCCCTAAGGCCGGCGTCGCCCGGGCCTCGTCCAAAGGGGCCGCAGGCCGGTccgcctcccctgccctccctgtGGCCCTCAACTACCTGCCTCGGGCTCGGGGATCCTCCTCCTCCGCCGGCGCTGCGCGCGCCTCCCAGCTCCGCTCGCGACGCCGGCGCTCTTGGCCTCTTCCCCTTGCCCCCCGGCCCCTTGTCTGACCACGTCACCCTCCTTCAGTCACCATGTCCGAACTTCCGGACCCCCTCAGAACGCTGCGCAGTCCAACCCTTCCGTCGGAAATCGGAGCCGGGAGACCGTTTAGGGACCGGCTGGCTGGAACCCGCGACCTGGCCCTCGCCGCGCCGCGTCCCCTCGCGGAGCGCGCCGGACGCTGCGCACAGCCGGGCCCCAGTTGCCCGGCGCTGCCAGACTCTCAATGAGCCGCTCGCCCGCTCTATTGTTGCTCCTTAGGGCTCCATTAGACAGAATTGGACAACAATGTGGCGCCTGCCATTGGCCAGGGGAGACAGACGGCGCTCTGATTGGCGGGGCCCGCGCCCGGGGAGCCCCGCATTCTACAGTGTCCGAAAGATTCGAAACTCCAAAAGCTGCGAGTGCCTCCGGGAGGGGAGGGGGCGCGCCAGGGAAGGAGTGGAAAAAAGTGGGCAAGGAGGAGCGTTGAAAATATCGTGACAAGTAGTTTCCGTGCGCCCGAGAGCGTGTGAATTGCGCCTAATTACCGTGTCCGGTGCGCCTCTACGTAGACGTGTGTAACCGCTCGGCTTCTGGGGCGCGGGTTCGGCTGCGCCGCTCTCACTGGCCCGGGGCTCTTGGCAAGGCCGACCTTCCCAAGTGGCCCTGGCGGcggggggtgggatgggggcaggTGTCAATTCAATTACTGTGGTCGTGGTGGGGATAGAACAGAGGCGcgagagtggggagaggagggtgcATATGGCATAAATGCCAAGACGATTTTTCCTGTCTCCTTCTGGCTCTGTTTCGGCGTGCTCCCAGGTCCGACGCGTCTGGAGTAGTTTGGggctgtttattttgttttttccccaactgCCCTTAAAACGCAGgtcctttattttaaaagtcctgatacgATAGGCATCACGGAGGGTAAGTGTGGTTTACGAGGATTTTCGTTTTTAAAGAGGAGCCCGGAGAGGAGAAATGAGATTGCGCTTCCCGTCCGCGCCGGCGGCATCCCCTGCGCTCTGCGCTTTTCGTCTCCCCGCCCCCTAACCCTGTCCCTCTGCCCCCTCTTGCTCTTTCCCTGCGTCACGTCTGCAGCATCTCGATTTCTTTTCCGTGGTAGTGGgattcttttgttgttttaaattaacgaacagtttaattttcttttttaaacgaAAATTAAAAGTGGcctctctgtgtcctcagatCCTTTTGGACGCAGGACGCGCAACCGTCGGTCCTTCTCGGCCCGGAGACACGGTCGCCGCGGGCCTCCAGGAGTGCTTTTAACTTTCGCCTTACTCGCCCGTCCTGACGTCACGGCCTGAGGTACAGCTTGGTCTGCAGAGGAGGTAACAGGTTTCGGATTTTGTGTCCCTTTTGAATGGCAACATCTGGAATTGATGCCGCGGTCCTTGGGCGGGATCGCCTTGGATTTCTCTAGCTGTgattctttgtgcttttttttctttttcctcgttCTAATGTTCTTTCACTCTCATTTTTATTCTCTacttttctctctccccttcagAGTAAAGAAACTTCGTTTAATTAGTGAGAAAAATGAGTTTTCCCGTCGTTCTCCCTCCATTCCCGAGCATGCGTTTCCGCGTTGCTCTTTCAAACTTCCAGGACCACGGGGTTCTGGCCCGCGCTATCTGGGGCGCGGACGCACTGGGCGTGCAGACTCGGCCCGGGGGTCTCGGGTCGCAACTCCTTCCACCTGGCGCGACTACTGGGCCGCGCCCTGCCAGCCCAGCCGCCTCTGACGCCGGGGGCTGGGGATTGGGGGAGGAAGGCAAGGTGAGCGCGGCCCCACCGCAGAATGTCGCGCCGGTTCCTCCGGGAAGCCAGCCCGGAGGACCAGGCCACGGGGGAGGGGAAGAGTGGAGAGAGTGGTATGCGGAAGAGCCCGGCAGAGAGCTTCCAGAAAGTTGAGTAGGCCCGCGCGCGAGCGCGCTCCGACTGGGACAGCGTCTGTGACAGTGATAGAAACCAGGCCATTCGCCCCTAGCAAATACCACTCACTGGAGCCTGAGCCTGTGTttggaagagagaaaaggggTCAGCTCTCGTAGGGTCTCCCGCGTGGAGTGAGGGTAAAGAAGTGAGTCTGGGGTAATATGTCCTGCAGGAGTATAGGACCCAGACCACTCCTTCCAACACCTTGAGGTTATGCGGTCAAGGAAATTTATGCGTTAACTGCACCCTGGCCGGGCGTGGGTAGGGGAGAGAGGACCGCGGCCAGATTCTACGCGGGGCCGCCAGGCCAGGCGCCTCCTCCCAGAGCTACCTTGGACAAAGTTTTCGAGAAATTATTTTACAACTCAAACGAAATGAACTACAAAAATCTGCCTAACGTTCGGGGGGCGGTGTCCCAGACACCCCTTTTCATGCTTGAGACCAGGCCACTGTGAGATTCCCCCACTCCGGTTCGAGTGAACCTGCGggagccggggggggggggggggggggggcgcagcCATGAGGATTTGGGAAGCCCGAGTTCTCTCGCTAGTGTGTAGGGAACCTCATTTTCTTAGGAGGGGAAGAGGACACATCCTGGAACCCAGCCCAACCAGAGGGAATCTGCCCATCCTTAGAACAGGCCCCTCTCACTTCTCTCATCCTTTTTCCCCGTGTTCACAGTCCAACAGGTTTGAGACCCACAACCTTTCTTCTGATGCCCTCGAGGTTGGGGTGCTCATGTGAGTGAATGTGTCTTGGAGGGAGGCAGAGTAACCGTCCTAGGTCGAGGACACTGCACTCACACCTCTACAGGCCACTCCAGCCTAGTCCTGATTAGGATTGAGCTAGCAGAGACCGGAAGGGAGTGGCCTGGCTGAGCtgccagtgtgtgtgtggggggagcaTGCCAAGATTGAGGCAGCAGGGGCTACCCCTTTGCATATACCAGAGTGTGGCTTCACACCTGGACACACAGTCTGCACGTGTGACCTCATTCTGCAAAAGTCTTGGACACACCCTCACACATGCAGGCAGTGACCGCCCACGGGGTGCATTCACCTCTGACGCTGCCTTCCCACCCAAGAGGATCCCTTCAGAAAGTTCGATTGACTTCACAGCACTCTCATAAGCATATCCTCACCCTGGGACATCCAGTTGGTGTGTGACCTCTCACCCAGACACCCAGAGACTCCCACCTCGGTGACTGAACACCCAGAGCATATGCTCCAGCACGTGTGCCCTCGCTCGTGCACGGATCTAACCCTATTCCAGGGCCGGGCCCTGTAGGCGGCTGGACCCTGGGCAGAGAAAGCCGGACCTCCCGGACAAATGAGGCGGTAGAGGGCAGAAAGCCCGTCCTCACACAGTAACACACGTACACACTCACTGACGCATGTCCTCAGCTCAGAATCATTTGCTGATGCCTCTgctgtgccaggggctgggagcccCCGGTGAGCGCTCCTAGCCACGAAAATCCACCCCCACCCACGTTCGCGACTGGCCCCATTCCCCACGCCCCCGCCCGGGATGTGGTGGGGTCCAAAGGGATGGCCCTGGTGAGACCGAGTGAGGCTGGGGTTGGCGGCTGAGGGCGCGGAGGGGGCTGGAGGCATGGCTTGGTGGCTCTGAGTAGGAGCAGGGCCGGGGGCACTGATGGGGGACTCGGGAGGCCTTGACTTTTGCGCTGTTTGCCCGTGGCCTCGGAGCAAGCAGACGCCATCTGTTTGCCGGCTGCGGCGCAGCCCGTTTAATTACCCTCCCGGCAGCCTAATAGAGATGATATTAAACTAAATCTTTCTGACATTAAAAGTAATTATCCCCAAACCAGTGGCTCCGGGATGGAATCGCCCCTCCCGTCCCCATCCTTCCCCTGGCCGCGCCAGATTCCCTTGGTTTGGCTGAAACTCTTTACCGAGAAGGGGGCGCGAAGAAAAAGCGGAAGGTGCCTTTGGGAGAAGGAGCTTCGCGGGCCGCCTCATACACGCTGTTTCCTGCACAACCACAGACGCGCTTGTACGCGAGCCCCACGAACACGCGCGTGGATACACACA encodes:
- the DMRTA2 gene encoding doublesex- and mab-3-related transcription factor A2 — its product is MELRSELPSVPGAATAAATGTGPPVASVASVAAAAAAAASLPVSVAGGLLRAPPLLLRAAEKYPRTPKCARCRNHGVVSALKGHKRYCRWKDCLCAKCTLIAERQRVMAAQVALRRQQAQEENEARELQLLYGTAEGLALAAANGIIPPRPAYEVFGSVCTADGGGPGAGAPAGTGGGAGGAGSSEAKLQKFDLFPKTLLQSGRPGSPQPAPGKPLSPDGADSGPGTSSPEVRPGSGSENGDGESFSGSPPARASKEAGGSCPGSAGPGGGPEEDSPGSASPLGSESGSEADKEEAEAVPGPGLGGGPSPRQRTPLDILTRVFPGHRRGVLELVLQGCGGDVVQAIEQVLNHHRGGLAAGLGPAPPADKAAVGAAAAADDAWPGRVDTAAAGGPGLPAPLQAGPAAPPHHRPLLAGAMAPGALGSLSSRSAFSPLQPNASHFGADAGAYPLGAPLGLSPLRLAYSAAAAHSRGLAFMAPYSTAGLVPTLGFRPPMDYAFSDLMRDRSAAAAAVHKEPSYGGGLYGPMVNGAPEKQ